The window GATAAAGCCATCCTTCATCCGTGTGGATAGATAAACGCCGATCTTCACCTTGATGAGCTTTTTCCCGGGGTTCATGGGTTCAGGCGTCCTCGCCGAGGAGACGTGCCAGCCCCTCGGTCACAGAAGCGGCATCGGCAGGTGAAAGTCTTCCGAGTGCGCCTCGGACAAGCCGGTGGTCGAGGGTGAAGAGCTTGAAGCGGACCTTGGACGGGGCCGGCAGGCCTGCGGCGGCAAGATCGGTGACGGGGCAGTCGAGGGGCCAGGGTGGATTGGCCGCCGAGGTGATCATGGCCATGACCGAATGCCCTGCCGAGGTATTGAACGACGCTGCGTCCGAAAGCACCAGGGCAGGCCGGTTCTTGACGGCGTTCCTGTCTGTGAACGGAAAGGGAACGCGCACGACGGTAAATCGCTCAAAGGTCATGATAGGCATCCTCGTCGTTGGCGCCGGCCCATTCGGAGAGGGTGCCCTCGACGGCGCGCAGGTATTCGATGTCAACCGGCTGCACGCGACGAACTATGACCGTTCCGTCGGTTTCGATCTCCCAGGCGATGAGGTCGCCGGGGGAGACGTGTAGCGCGGCACGCACATCCTTGGGAATGGTGGTCTGTCCCTTGGCGGTGATCTTGGCAACGGCAGGCATGATGGTCTCCTCTATAAGGAAGGCATTACTTCCTTACTATAATACGCGCATTCCAGGCCATCAAAGCAGTGTTTATCGGGGATCCCCCGCTCTGGCCAAAATCGTAGTTTACGCTCGAGCCCTGTACATGGGCGCCTCCATCCACAAATACCCCGGCCGTAGGCTTATGCTGTGAAATCGAAAGGTTGAGTACATATCTCACGGATTCAGGTGGAACTCCATGGATTCGGCCATACGCGCCTTGCGCCTCGGGGCGGACGACTATATCGTCAAACCCTTCGATTTCGAACTCCTGTGCCATGCCATCGACCGCATCCTGGAGCATCAAAAGATGAGGGATGAAATCCTCCTGTCACAGGACAGGTACCATGCCCTCGATCAGATCGCTGAAGGCGTGGACCACATCCTCGGGATTCACGGCGCTGAGAAGAACGACGAGCCTCAGTCCGAATCCATGGATGTGGAGGTCTCCCTCTCGAACCGTTCGATCTGGCCCAGGTAATAGTCGGGGTTTTTCGGGCCTGCCTCAAGGGCCTTTTTCTCCACCTTGATCGCCTCATCGATCCTGTGGTTCAAAAAAAGCCCTTCAGCCAAGGTGTCGAGGATATGGGCGGCGGGTTTGATAGAGGCGGCCTTTTGCGCCAGGGTGAGGCCCTCGACAGGCCTGAGAAACTTCGGCTCCTTCGCCGTTAGGAATAGCCATGCCAGGCTGTTCAGGACCTCCGGGTCGTCCGGGGCGACCTTCATGGCCTTTTCTAAGACATGTACGGCCCTCGCATACTCTTTCCTCTCGTAAAAGACGTTTCCTGCCATGAGGAGCAAATCGCGCGACGGGGTCTCCTTCCCGGAAAGCTCCTCGATAAGGATGTCGGCCACGTGGATGCCTGCCCGTTCTTCCCATGCCTTCACGGGCAGGAGGGGGGAGGAGGCGGCTGCAGCCAGCATGACCCCAAGAAATGCGGCCTTTTTGAGGCGCAGGGATCGTTCGAAGCGTTTCTTGGCCCCTGGGACACGATCTGCACTGAGGAGGAACGCGACCCGTTCCCCGATCCCGTAATGGTGCCAGTTTTTCTGTTCCCTGATCCTGCCTGCGAGGATACCTATCTTTTCGAGTGAATTTGTGAGATGGACCGGGGTCTTCTGGATGTCGAGGACGTGCAGATCGGCCTCCCGTTCGAAGTTCCTCATGAAATATCCCATGGCAAAGCGAAAGTAGGCCAACATGAGGATCGCCGACGGAAGGAGCGCGACCACCGGCGATAGGAGATCGGGATGATCTGCGACCCATGCGAGCACGTTGATAGTGATCCTGTGGGAGATCGCCCAGGCCCAGATGGGATCGGCAAGCCGGTAGATCAGAAGGCCGTAAGCACCGATAAAAGCGGCGTGCCAGAGGAGATGGCGATATCTTATGTGGGCCACCTCATGGGCTAGGACCGCCTCGATCTCTTCGTCAGTAAGGTGGTCGAGGAGGCACGGGGTCACAAGGAGATACCGGAAACGGGGGAGGATGCCGAGAACGGCCGCTGTGCACGCCTTGCCCCCTTTGAGTGGCCACAGGAGGATTTCCTGGAATCGGACACCTTCTTGGGCGAGAAACTTTTGGATCAGGAGGCGGTGCCGGCCTGAAGGAAGCGGCGTGCATCGCCAGCCGAGGCGGATGATGGGGGGGAGGACGAACACTAATGCCGCGAGGAAGAGGACGAACCGTAGTGTCGGTCCGTGCAGGATTTCTGGAAGGCCAGAAAGCGGAATCCGGGCGGCTATCTCGTCTCCGATCAGAAAGAGAACGGCCGGGATCAGCACAGGGATGAGGAGCCCGAGTCGGTCCCTGATCTCCTCGGATAGACCCCGATCAATGGGGATGTGACGGCCGAGGGCGGCCCTGGCCGCGGTCCAGATGACGATTAGATAGGGCAGAAATAGAAGCAGCATCATGAGGTCCACGAATGCAGGGACCTGGGGGATGACTAGAAGAGATGAAAAAGAGGCCTTGAGGTCGAGGAGATAGAGATCGGCGATGAAGGGTAGAAAGGCCGCAATTTCGAGCCGCGTGGTCCATCGTGAAATCGCCAGAGGCGTCCTTCGTACGCCCGCGAAGACGATGACGACCAGCCCGGTCCAGACTGCGGCCTTGCCGAGCCATAGAAAAAGGGTCAGGAAGCCCCCCCAGGAAGGCCCGTCGGATGGGGCGCCGAATACGAGCACGAAGGCCAGCATGATTGAGAAGATGTATCCATACGGCATGCAGGGAAGATAGCAGGGCGGGCGGAGCCGTGAAAGATGGCGCGTCCTTAAAGCATGGTGCTCGTCGTGCCGAAAGGAAAAACGAGGAGGTTTCCCCATGGACTGGCGGCAACTCATCGACTATCTTCGGACCGATTATGTGCTGGGATTTTTTTCTGAACACAACCCCGCAGAGATCCTGTCGAATCCGGTCTTTCTCCTCCCTGCCGTCGTTCTCTGCGGGCTTCTCGTCTTTTTCCGGTTTTACCGGACATTGGCCCTTCTGGTGAGCGGGGGGATCCTGTGGTACGGACTCAGATATATGCCAACCGGAGATACCGCTATCAGCATGAAGGATATAGGTATCTTTGCCGGGTGCGGAACGGCCGCGGCAGCGATCCTCGTCTATTTTTTCCTGATCCGGGGGGATTGAAGGCGACTCTCTCCGGGCATTGGGCCCTGTGCTGCTGAAATGTCCGTGACGGGCAAGGATGGGGGCCCACTGCCAAAAGGGCCATGGGCCGAGTACCTCCACGAGATCTTCGATCGTCTTCTCGCGGCCTTTGGCCCCCAGCACTGGTGGCCGGGCGAGACCCCCTTCGAGGTCTGCGTAGGGGCGATTCTGACCCAAAATACAAACTGGGCGAACGTGAGCCGGGCCATCAAAAATCTCAAGGAGGCTGGGCTCCTGAATCCCGAGGCCCTCTTT is drawn from Deltaproteobacteria bacterium and contains these coding sequences:
- a CDS encoding M48 family metalloprotease: MLAFVLVFGAPSDGPSWGGFLTLFLWLGKAAVWTGLVVIVFAGVRRTPLAISRWTTRLEIAAFLPFIADLYLLDLKASFSSLLVIPQVPAFVDLMMLLLFLPYLIVIWTAARAALGRHIPIDRGLSEEIRDRLGLLIPVLIPAVLFLIGDEIAARIPLSGLPEILHGPTLRFVLFLAALVFVLPPIIRLGWRCTPLPSGRHRLLIQKFLAQEGVRFQEILLWPLKGGKACTAAVLGILPRFRYLLVTPCLLDHLTDEEIEAVLAHEVAHIRYRHLLWHAAFIGAYGLLIYRLADPIWAWAISHRITINVLAWVADHPDLLSPVVALLPSAILMLAYFRFAMGYFMRNFEREADLHVLDIQKTPVHLTNSLEKIGILAGRIREQKNWHHYGIGERVAFLLSADRVPGAKKRFERSLRLKKAAFLGVMLAAAASSPLLPVKAWEERAGIHVADILIEELSGKETPSRDLLLMAGNVFYERKEYARAVHVLEKAMKVAPDDPEVLNSLAWLFLTAKEPKFLRPVEGLTLAQKAASIKPAAHILDTLAEGLFLNHRIDEAIKVEKKALEAGPKNPDYYLGQIERFERETSTSMDSD
- a CDS encoding type II toxin-antitoxin system PemK/MazF family toxin, which codes for MTFERFTVVRVPFPFTDRNAVKNRPALVLSDAASFNTSAGHSVMAMITSAANPPWPLDCPVTDLAAAGLPAPSKVRFKLFTLDHRLVRGALGRLSPADAASVTEGLARLLGEDA
- a CDS encoding type II toxin-antitoxin system PrlF family antitoxin produces the protein MPAVAKITAKGQTTIPKDVRAALHVSPGDLIAWEIETDGTVIVRRVQPVDIEYLRAVEGTLSEWAGANDEDAYHDL